The following nucleotide sequence is from Streptomyces sp. NBC_00237.
GCCCCGTCAGCATGAAGAAGAGCAGCCACGGCCCGCCGTACATGACCGACATGAAACCGGCGATCAGCCCGAGCCCGGCCAGCGCGAGTTTGGTGCTCAGCGCCTCCCGCGACTTCGGGTCGAAGGCGCGCAACACCACATAGATGTAGAGGGAGTTGAAGGTGAGGATGCTGAGGCCGCCGACCCACGGGTTGTCGGTCTCGCCCTTGATGAGGTTCGAGAACGCGCCCATCCCCATCAGCAGCCACGGCAGCAGCGCGAAGCCGTTGGGCGGGCCCATGCTCTCCGGGCCCCGCCCGCCCGCCTTCTTCACGGCCCGCCACTCGGCCCGTCGGGCGGGCCAGTCGGACTTCCAGCCCTTGTCGACGATCGGCGACATCGGCCCACCCTCCTCAGGATTCCGCAGGATCGTGCGGGACTCCGCTACGCGGTGCGCGCGGCCTTCCGGTACGACACGACAGCGTACGAGCCGAAGACCAGCAGCCACCCGCTGAGCACCGCCACCGCGACCGCCCCGGGAGCCTCGCCCCGCCCGACCGCCGTACCGAGCTGGGCGAGCGCCCGGGTCGGGGTGTACGTGGAGATCCCCTGGAGCCAGCCGGGGAAGAACTGAACGGGGAACCACAGCCCGCCCAGGATCGAGAGCCCCAGGTTGCAGCCGACGTTGACGACTCCGGTGCTCTGCGCGGACAGCCGGTAGCCGTTGCCGATCCCCAGCAGGGTGAACGGCAGCACCCCCAGCCACAGCAGCACCAGGAGCAGCGCCCACTGCCACACCGCCAGAGCGACCCCGTTGACCAGACCGCCCACCGCGAGCACGGCGAGGATCGCGGGCAGGACGACGACGGACGCGGTCAGCGCCCGCCCCACCACGACCTGCGCCGGAGTCATGGGCGTGATCCGCAGCTGCCGTAGCCAGCCCAGGGCCTTGTCCTCGGCGACGCCGGTACCGGCGGACATGGCCGCGCCCATCGCGCCGTACACCGCCATCCCGATCATCGAGCCGATCTTCCAGAGGTCGTCCGCGCCGCCGCCGATGTTGGTGAAGAGCAGGTACATCAGCACCGGCATGCCGATGCCGAAGATGACGAACCCCGTGTCGCGCAGCGTGCGCCGGGTCTCCAGGG
It contains:
- a CDS encoding ABC transporter permease; protein product: MALVLDYVALETRRTLRDTGFVIFGIGMPVLMYLLFTNIGGGADDLWKIGSMIGMAVYGAMGAAMSAGTGVAEDKALGWLRQLRITPMTPAQVVVGRALTASVVVLPAILAVLAVGGLVNGVALAVWQWALLLVLLWLGVLPFTLLGIGNGYRLSAQSTGVVNVGCNLGLSILGGLWFPVQFFPGWLQGISTYTPTRALAQLGTAVGRGEAPGAVAVAVLSGWLLVFGSYAVVSYRKAARTA